From the Halorhabdus utahensis DSM 12940 genome, one window contains:
- a CDS encoding Rrf2 family transcriptional regulator, which produces MSSIELTPSQKNILQELVNLYRDSESAVKGEEIAERVNRNPGTIRNQMQSLKALQLVEGVPGPKGGYKPTATAYDALQIQDMDHAAEVPLFHNGEQIEEANVAEINLASVHHPENCRAEVTLQGSLADYDEGDSVTVGPTPLSKLQIVGTLDGKDDTSNKLILTIDDMVAPAEAPEH; this is translated from the coding sequence ATGTCATCAATCGAACTCACGCCGAGTCAGAAAAACATCCTGCAGGAACTCGTCAACCTCTACCGTGACTCCGAAAGTGCGGTAAAGGGCGAGGAAATCGCCGAGCGAGTCAACCGGAATCCCGGCACGATCCGCAACCAGATGCAGAGTCTGAAGGCGCTCCAGCTCGTCGAGGGGGTCCCCGGGCCGAAGGGCGGATACAAACCGACTGCGACCGCCTACGATGCGTTGCAGATCCAGGACATGGACCACGCCGCGGAGGTTCCGCTGTTTCACAACGGTGAACAGATCGAGGAGGCAAACGTCGCCGAGATCAACCTCGCGAGCGTCCATCATCCCGAGAACTGCCGCGCGGAGGTCACTCTCCAGGGCTCGCTCGCCGATTACGACGAAGGCGACAGCGTTACAGTCGGCCCGACGCCGCTGTCGAAACTCCAGATCGTCGGCACGCTCGACGGCAAAGACGACACCAGCAACAAGCTCATTCTCACGATCGACGACATGGTCGCCCCGGCCGAAGCGCCGGAACACTGA